The Thioalkalivibrio thiocyanodenitrificans ARhD 1 nucleotide sequence AGCGGACAGGTTGTCGTGGCAGCTGTTGCAGGAAGCCGTCGCCACGGCGCGCTTGGTCTCGCCCCGCCCCGCATCCATGTAATCGTAGGCCGCCTCCCAGTTGCTGCCGGGCCTCAGCAGCACCACGAAGCGCCGCATGTCGATCTGCGATGCAGGCACCCAGTCGTCGGCGGTCACGGGTTCAACGCCGTTCAGATACTCGGCGGGGACCTCGTTCACATTAACCGGATAGGTGTAGCGGTAGGCGTTGCCGCCCAGGGATTCCCACAAGCCTTCGGCATGATTGCCCCGCACCTGATCCGCCTGCAGGCGCGCATGCGGGCCCGTGCGCGGCCCCCCGGCCACCGTGGTCAGGTAACTTTGCCAGGTCTGGTAGTCGTCCTTCCTCACCAGCCTGGCCACCGTGAACTCCACGTCGCCGGGTGAGGGCTCGAACGTCACGCCGAAACCGGAGGCCAGCTGCGCGGTCACCTGGAACTCGACAACCGGCCTGCTGTTGCGGATGTAGGCGTCCGTGATCGTGACCGAGGGCAGCACATTCGCCGGCGGCACCGGCGCACCCACCGGAGGCGCGGGCGCGCCCGGTTCACCCGGAGGCCCCGTGCGCCCGTCGCTGCCCAGGCAGCCGGTCAGGCCGACAAGGCTGACGCCGAGGACCATGATCAGCACCACGCGCCACCATGAACCGCGGCCACCGCCAGCGGCGCCATCGACGTGCATATCCCGTGTACGCTTGTTAATCATGGGTCCAGTCCCCTTCTCTCTCTGCAATTTGATCATGATCCCGCTCCGACGCCTCATGGGTGATGCGGCTCACCGCCATCACCGTGTCTTGCTGCTGGGCTTCCGTCACCACATCCTCAGAACCTGAACACGCCGGACACGAGGAAGAGTTGCGCGTTGTAATCCCGCTTGTCGGGATTCGCGGTGACCACGTTCTCACCGAGCGCCCAGTCCTGCTCGGTGAAGCGCTGATACGCATAGCGGGCACGAATGGACATGTCCCGCTCCTTGTTGTAGAGCTCGCCGTGGAGGCTCAATTCGATGAAGTTGCTCTCCAGGGCGGGATGATTCGCCGGCATGCCGTTGTCAAAGTCCATGCGGCCCCGCGAGCTCACCTGTACGAACTCGAAACCGAGATCCAGCCTGTCCGGACGGTAGGCCCACTGGGCGCCGAAACCGCCCGTCGCGATCACCACGTCCTGTTCGGCCGTCCAGGTCTCCCCCGCGAGATCGATCTGCCTGCGGTCCCAGCCCCCGAAGGCATACAGGCTGAGACGTTCCACGGGCACCCAGGTGACCTCACCGTGTGCCGAGAACCAGTCGGCAGCGGTGCGCCCGTAATCGGACCGCGTGTAATCGTCGTCCGTGTACTGCGCGCGGCCGGAGAAGGACACATCGGGCAGGGCCGACGGCGTATACGTGGCAAAGAGCCCGACCTGGTAGCGGTCACGGTCGGCGATGTCATAGTTGCGCAGCCCCTCCGGCACCGGGTTGCGGCGGGTCTCGTCATAGGTGGTGCCGTCCTGCTCGGAGTAGGCAAGGCGGGCTCCGCCGCTGAGACCCGGGGCGAGCGTGGTGTTAAGCTGTGTATGCACCGTGGTCTCGTTGGTCTTGCGGCGGTCCCCGAAGTCACGATCCCGTTCGTCGCGCTCCACGCCCGCGCTCAGGCGCGTGCGCGACGCCAGGCGATAGTCGCCATCCACCGAGTAATGCGTGCGCGTGTAGCTCAACGGCATCGTCTCTCGGCCTGCCACCTCGTAGACGCCGGTAGTGTTGTCTCGGTCGTCATAACGGAATGCCGCCCGCAACCGCGCACGGTCGCTCAACCGGTGGGCGCCGCGCAGGTTCAGGGCGGTGGTCGCGATCTCCCCGTCGAGGTTCGTGACCGCAACGCCGTCACGGGTCACCGAGGTCCCCGAGGCGGGGAAACGGTCGTCCTGAAGCATCCGCCCCAGGTGCAGATCACCGGAAATGCGGGTGCCCTCCGCCACCGTATACCCGCCGGTGAAGCTCAGGCGATGGAAGGTGTTCTCCGGCTCCAGGCCGAATGTCTCTCCATCCACGAACATCGTCGAACCCTTGTCCTGAGCGAACCTGGACAGGTGGTAGCCGACCCCGCCCTGAAACCGATATCCCATGTAGTTGACGTTCAGGTTGTAGCGGTCGGTGTGGTAATCCACCAGTTCGGGCGCAATGGAACCGGCACCTGCCCCGAACCGGGTCTCGAAGCCCCTGAGGCGTGTTCCGTCACGGGTCTCCCGGTTGACGTCGCTGCTGATCCGCCAGCGGCTTTCCGGCATCAGGTAGGCGCCGCCGAGGGCGAAGCTCTGCCGCTCCTGCTCGATATCGAAATCCCGCGGTGTATCGCTGGTCAACTCACGGGTACCCGCGCCGCTGTGCCTGATGTGCACATCCCGCCATTGGTAGTGAGGCATCTGGCGGAACTCGAAAAAGGTGGAGTACAGCCCCTGGCGGCCGTGATCAAGGCGCAGGGAACGCGAATCCAGGCCCAGGTTGCGGCCCCGCAGCCGCCAGTAGTTCATCTCTTCCGCGTCGTAGCTCGGCCGCGCATGCAGATCCACATGGAGGTCAAGGAACAGGCCCTCGTCCGTCAGACCGTCGAAGCGCCCGAACATGAACGAGTCCGTGGAGATATACCCTACCCCCGCCTGCACTTCATGACCCGCCTCGGTCAGACGCTCCCATGCGACCTCGTCACGCTCGACCGCTTCTCCAAGTTCAAACATGTCGAACTGCGCAACCGCGCCCATCGGAATCATGAACCCGGCGGATGCGAGCATGCCCAGTACGGGACGTCCTGAAATGCCTCTTGCGGTCTTCATTCGTCTGCCCTCGATCACCGCTGTTCAGCGCCTGAAATTGAAGCCCTGGGGATGGTTGGAACCGTGAACCTGCGAGTGGCAGTTCAGGCAACCCCGGCCGGCGGCGAAGCCCGAACTCAGGCGGTCCCCGTCATACATCCGGGCGGCGTGGTCGCCGAAGACCTGATCCAGATGGCACTGCTGGCACAGTTGCGGTGCCCGGACCTCCAGCAGCCCGCGGTGCACGGAGCCGTGGGGCTGGTGGCACGTGGTGCAGTCCTCGCGCACCGGCAGGTGCTCCCAGAGGAACGGCCCCCGCTTGCCCGCATGACAGGAATAGCAGGTTTCATTGAGCGTCGGCTGGTTGAGATCCGCCGCGATGCCACCGGTGCCGTGGGGTTGGTGGCAGTCCGTGCACCCCATCAGACCGTCGCGCACCGGATGGCGGGACGGACGGCGCAGCTCATGATCCTGCTGCTTGTGGCAGTCGGCACAGACCTGCGGCTGGGTCACGCGATCGAGCACGTTATCGTGCACCGTGTGGATCTTGTGGCAGGACACGCAGGCCAGACCCGCGAACTCGTGGTTGCTGGCCACCCAGTGGAGCATGTGCGGATCCCCCTGATGACAGCTCAGGCACACCTCGTTCTGCATCTCCACCGGCGACTTGTTGCGGCCAAAGACCACTGGCGGCGGAATGCGTTTCTGCCCTTCGGCGGGCGGCCGCAGATGCTCGTCCGCAACGCCGTGGCAGGCCTCGCAGCCATCGCTTCCGAATGGTATGCGCGGGTCCGCATCCGCCGCGTGCGGTGTCTGGAGGATGGACAGCACCGGGTATGCCTCGGTCTCGTCGTGACACCGTGTGCACGTCTCCATCTCCCGGGCGAAAAGCCCTTCCGACAGGAGGAGCACCACGAGCACCAGTGCGAGACCCAGGAGACCCATCTGACCTGCCGTTGATCGAGGTGACGACATGATTCCTTCCCCTGCCTGAATGGATCTGCCCGAGATTCCGGTGGTTACTGCTGTCTGGCAATGAAGGACGCTTCACCGCCATCCAGTGCCAGGGTGTATTCAAGGGATACATGGTGGAAACGGTGATCCGTGTAGTTGTTGTGCACCGCGAATCCGATGTTGTAGTTCTTGCCGGGTTCGAGGTCCTTGTGCTGACCGTCACCCGCCTTGAGCGGCCGGCTGAGCACCACGGTCCATGTCCCGTCCGCGTACTCGGCCTCGGCGGAGACATTCTGCGCCTCGCGCTCATGGCGCTCCTCCAGGATGTAGCCTTCCACGGCCCGGGGCCCATTGTCGTGCCGCAAGCGCGCCTGCCAGTACTCCAGGAACATGCCCTTGCCGAAGAGATCCTGGATCTCCGCATCGGGCTTGTAGTTCTCGCCACCGCCGCTGCGCGTCGCGCCTGTGCGCGAGGCGAACAGGTACTTGGTAAGATCGGCGTCAGACGGGTCACTGGCCATGCCCATGGCATCGTCGTGACAGGCACCCCAGCAACCTGCCCGGGTCGCCTCGCGCACGGTGCCGTCATCCAGCATGACGGTCACACGGGCGGCGTAGTCCGGGTCCATCTTCTCGCCGTCATACACGGCCTCGTGCCATTGCAGGCGGAAAAAAAGGCGGTCGCCGTCGTGGGCGGTCTGCACGTCCAGATCGATGGTGCCGGGCTTACCGGCGGCGGCCATCGGCTTCGGCTCGAGGTGTGCGCCGCGCCCTTCCGCCGCGACGATGAGATCGCCGATGTCGCGCTGCTCGCCATCGTGGCAGTACATGCAGTTCCTGCCTTCACGGAAGCGCTGGGCCCCGCTGTGATCCGTCTGGGTCATCACCCATTCGAACGAGGCCTGGCCCGGCGAGAACAGCACGATGGTCTCGCTGTCCACGGCCCCCCAGTTGACAGCCATTGCCGGTGCAGCCGCCAGGGCGAGACCGGCCGCCACCAGGGCACCGATGGTCCCGGGAAGAAACCTCGCATGATGTCCCTGAGGGTGGTTGCTGTCATTGCTCGGATTGATGGTCATGACTCGACTCCTTGGTGTTTCATTCGTTAGCCGTCGATGCCGGGGGAATGGCATCAGAAGGTGAAATCGACCTCACCCTCGTCCTGTTCCTCCTGGGGCATCTTGGGCATCTGGTGGGCAATGCCCTGATGACAGTCGATGCAGGTCTCGTTGGCCTCGATGGCCTCCGCGTGCTGGCGCTGGGCGCGCAACGGCTGGGCCTCCAGGTCCATCGCGTCCCATTCATGGCAGTTGCGGCACTCGCGCGAATCCGTGCGCTGCATGGAGTCCCACACGCGCTCCGCGAGCAACAGCCGGCGGGCCTCGAACTTCTCGGGTGTGTTGATCGTGCCGCGCAGCTTGTGCCACACCTCCGCGCTCGCAACGATCTTGCGCCGCACCTTGTGCACCCAGGGGTCCGGCACATGACAGTCCGAACAGGTGGCGCGCACGCCGCTGTCGTTGGCGTAATGCACGGTTTCCTTGTACTCCTCGTACACGTAATCACGCATCTCGTGACACGAGGTGCAGAAGGCCATGGTATTGGTGGCCTCCATGGCCGTATTGAAACCGCCCCACAGGAGGATGCCCGCCAGGATGCCGCCGATGACCAGCGTGCCGGAGGCATAACGGGCACTTGGACGGCGCATGGCGTTCCAGAATCGTTTCAGGAATTTCAAGACACCCTCTCCTTGTTATCCTTGTGGCGCCGGGCACCACCCTGTGGACGTGCCTGATGCCCGCAATCTGCCCGGGCTCTTCAGGTCTTGCTCTACCTGCAAGCAATGACCTTGCCAGTTACGGGTAAAATAATGATCCGCGCGAAATCAGCAACTTACCAACGGCACACGGTGAGATCTTCCAGATCTATCAGCCGAGTGCGCAGTTCCTGACCAGTATCGGTCGATGGCTGCGCAGATCTTCACCGCAGGAACGCGGGATCGCCCAGGGACCATTCTTGCCTTGACCACCGGGCTTGATATAGTTCGGGCGACACTTTCAACCCACGGCAGGGAGATCGATATGGAGCGGCACAGTCATGGCCCGGCGTAGAAAGAACCCCGCCAGGATCCCCCGGTGGGTCCGCTGGACACTCACCATGGGGGTACTGGCAGGGTCTGCGCTGCTGATCCTCGGCCTGCTTCCGCGCGGCGGACTCAGTACCGATCTTTCACGCATCGGTCAGGGCCAGCCGCTCGGGGTCGTGACCTACGAAACCGCGCATCCGGCCAGCATGGCGCTGATGGATGTCGTCAACGATTTTCGTGCCGAGACCCGTCTGGACATCGATTTCGTCGTGGCGCACCTGGGGTCACCGGACGGTGACCGGTTTGCACGCCGCTACGGCGCCTCGTCTCCCGGGCTGCTGATCTTTTTCACCGGGGAAGGCGAGCGGTATGCCGTATTGCGCGTGCCGGAAACCACGGCGGAGATTCGCGAAGTCGCGGAGCGGATCGCCCAACCGCACCACTGAACCCACGACCGGCATGATTACGGGTAACCGCGGCACGTCGGCAGCGTCGACGGCCGCAACAGAAGGAAGAACCCGGCGGCTCAGCCCGCCGCCGGGACCAGCGGTGACCCCCGGGGCGCTGCTGTGGCGGCCGAGGCGACCTGCGGCGGCCACCGGACCGTGAAAACCGTACCACCGCCCTCCCGGGGCGCGTGGTCGATGGATCCGCCCACCTGCATGATGTGGCGATACACCAGCGCCAGGCCCAGCCCCGTACCGCCTTCCCGGCCCGTCACGAACGGCTCGAACAACCGGTCCCTGATGTGGGGCGCGACACCGGGGCCGTTGTCGGAAACCACCAGTTCGGTGGCGCCGTCGGGCGCCACGCTGGCTTCGACCCAGACCCGGCCCTCCGGGGGGACCACCTGGATCGCGTTGCGAACCAGATTCGCCACCACCATACGGAAGCCCCCGGGCGGTATCTCCACCGGCATGTCGGCCGTGCTGACGCTCAGCGTGATGCCCTCCTCCTGCGCCATGTTGCAGAACTTGCCGTAGCAGTCCTTCAGGGCCTCGCGCAGGGAGAGCACGGTGACCTCCTGCTCATCGCCCCGAACGAAGTCCATGAAGTCGTTGACCAGTTGGTCGATGCGATTGATCGACCGCAGCATCACGCGCCTGTCCTCATCCGGCAGATCGGCCGCCTGGCACAGCAGCTTGATGGGCGCAATGTCATTCTTGATCTCGTGGCTGAGCTCGGAGGACATCTCACCGAGAGTGGACAGCGCACGAAGCTTTGCCACCCTCTCCTTCAGACGCTG carries:
- a CDS encoding DmsE family decaheme c-type cytochrome, coding for MSSPRSTAGQMGLLGLALVLVVLLLSEGLFAREMETCTRCHDETEAYPVLSILQTPHAADADPRIPFGSDGCEACHGVADEHLRPPAEGQKRIPPPVVFGRNKSPVEMQNEVCLSCHQGDPHMLHWVASNHEFAGLACVSCHKIHTVHDNVLDRVTQPQVCADCHKQQDHELRRPSRHPVRDGLMGCTDCHQPHGTGGIAADLNQPTLNETCYSCHAGKRGPFLWEHLPVREDCTTCHQPHGSVHRGLLEVRAPQLCQQCHLDQVFGDHAARMYDGDRLSSGFAAGRGCLNCHSQVHGSNHPQGFNFRR
- a CDS encoding NapC/NirT family cytochrome c, which produces MKFLKRFWNAMRRPSARYASGTLVIGGILAGILLWGGFNTAMEATNTMAFCTSCHEMRDYVYEEYKETVHYANDSGVRATCSDCHVPDPWVHKVRRKIVASAEVWHKLRGTINTPEKFEARRLLLAERVWDSMQRTDSRECRNCHEWDAMDLEAQPLRAQRQHAEAIEANETCIDCHQGIAHQMPKMPQEEQDEGEVDFTF
- a CDS encoding ethylbenzene dehydrogenase-related protein, producing MTINPSNDSNHPQGHHARFLPGTIGALVAAGLALAAAPAMAVNWGAVDSETIVLFSPGQASFEWVMTQTDHSGAQRFREGRNCMYCHDGEQRDIGDLIVAAEGRGAHLEPKPMAAAGKPGTIDLDVQTAHDGDRLFFRLQWHEAVYDGEKMDPDYAARVTVMLDDGTVREATRAGCWGACHDDAMGMASDPSDADLTKYLFASRTGATRSGGGENYKPDAEIQDLFGKGMFLEYWQARLRHDNGPRAVEGYILEERHEREAQNVSAEAEYADGTWTVVLSRPLKAGDGQHKDLEPGKNYNIGFAVHNNYTDHRFHHVSLEYTLALDGGEASFIARQQ
- a CDS encoding MtrB/PioB family decaheme-associated outer membrane protein — its product is MKTARGISGRPVLGMLASAGFMIPMGAVAQFDMFELGEAVERDEVAWERLTEAGHEVQAGVGYISTDSFMFGRFDGLTDEGLFLDLHVDLHARPSYDAEEMNYWRLRGRNLGLDSRSLRLDHGRQGLYSTFFEFRQMPHYQWRDVHIRHSGAGTRELTSDTPRDFDIEQERQSFALGGAYLMPESRWRISSDVNRETRDGTRLRGFETRFGAGAGSIAPELVDYHTDRYNLNVNYMGYRFQGGVGYHLSRFAQDKGSTMFVDGETFGLEPENTFHRLSFTGGYTVAEGTRISGDLHLGRMLQDDRFPASGTSVTRDGVAVTNLDGEIATTALNLRGAHRLSDRARLRAAFRYDDRDNTTGVYEVAGRETMPLSYTRTHYSVDGDYRLASRTRLSAGVERDERDRDFGDRRKTNETTVHTQLNTTLAPGLSGGARLAYSEQDGTTYDETRRNPVPEGLRNYDIADRDRYQVGLFATYTPSALPDVSFSGRAQYTDDDYTRSDYGRTAADWFSAHGEVTWVPVERLSLYAFGGWDRRQIDLAGETWTAEQDVVIATGGFGAQWAYRPDRLDLGFEFVQVSSRGRMDFDNGMPANHPALESNFIELSLHGELYNKERDMSIRARYAYQRFTEQDWALGENVVTANPDKRDYNAQLFLVSGVFRF